The Onthophagus taurus isolate NC chromosome 6, IU_Otau_3.0, whole genome shotgun sequence region tttagtTAAACTTacataaagtttaaaaaataattaattaatttcatccatgaataatttagtaatagaaaattttttttgtcctTGAACtgtaaagaatttatttaaacaattcaCAAATATCGATCgataatttcaaaagttaACACTTTAcaatctaaaacaaaaaaaattctatgaaaaaccacaatttttttatgactctcgtaacatttttattttccatttgATATTCATCCACTTATTGCTTATTCACACCTTCATTACTTGAAAATAAACACTAATAAACTGGAATAATCAACCGATAAAATCAATAGAATCATAAAAAAggctttattaattttttgttgttttaatcagcttattaatcaatttatgtTCTATTGTTTCACATTCTTAAAAACATATCAATGCGAAAgtgataaaataaagaatttttcggttacaataaataatcaaatttcgaATTAAATTACAACATTCCATTTCAAATCcgtacaaaatcaaattattcgtacttaatttcaataaagttACAATTTTAGAgaaagttgttttttattgcaattatCGAATAATCGAggacaaaaaaattatcatttcaaaaatctaCAATATTGGGAATGTTGTTATTGTAAACATAGCGATATATTACCTTATCTATGTAATtctattactatttttttagaataGATTATCTGTGGAGAGATTAAAAGgattagttaataaaaaagaatgaaaaactattactatgGCTTACGTTAATACTTTGATTTATTAACCCTTGTTAATTGAATTGTTGCACGAATCCGCATTTTTACGCTGATAACGTTTAgagataataaatataaattaaaagataacaTTGTCGaatcttatttaaataacCCTCATCTGTAAAACCAGGGTACTaggtattaaattttttattgaaccttCATGACAATTAAAGATTACGTTAAACGGTAGTAAATCAGTTCTCTCCACTTCACGGATTtctattataacttttataacaaaactgagattttaaatacatatattattatatagcttaatatcttaaaaacggttttgtttaggtttatgataaattaataatgaaatatgGAATAACATATAAGGTGTTCGTCAATTTTTTCGTCACTACTTTTTGACAACCTGTATATTCATTTGACTTTATTgtaatacatttaaaaaaacactaaaacatttgtatcttaacatttttcgttAGCTATCTTACTTCAGGAGATAACCATTTCCTTACATATctatatttacatatttatatacaggctggtccATTCAACTTGTGACAAgcgaatatctcgaaaacaattcatttaacataaaaatcattcaaataaaagttgttttgtttGAGCTGGTGAATCCTTAGAATTACTTTCATTCAgattttgcaatcaaaaatatagggtgtgatttaaaattggtcgtgaccttcatattACCTtcaaaataaggtcaaggtaaaaaatgttattgtcaTATGGTTTCTCCCTTTATatagaacaacttttatatggATTATTACTATTATGCCGAGATATTGGTTTGTCTCAGGTTAAATGGACCGCACTGTATACAGGCTGAGTTATTTATATAGTTACTAAAccgtttgaaaaacaaaaaaatattttatacaaaacttgTTTGACTCATCACTTTCTATTACgacaaattattttcacttatacaggatgttccatttaagcgTAACCGATAGtacgtaaatttatttaaatggaacacctgtatgttttatcatattatgaatacaactaaatttgtttatacaatcGTATACGTTACTAATTCACAGCGttcatagttcctgagatattcaattaTTCTTCTAAAATGTGCCCATTACAGGATCTTTTTAGAAACGATATAAAAACGACATTTTGCGTTGAAACTACGTCAGACaatagtcaaagccagtaAATAGATGGTAGtattcaaagatattagatacactaTACAGGAGGTTTataaagcttagttacttttgatgtttttcaaataactttttcttaaattttttaaatggaacaccctgtatattgtgtgctagttgaattgctcatcaagttctctttaattaatgataagtatgtcatatgtctaactttaatagttttcgtgatatttagaatttaaagaaaaatgtgtaataaaatgtcattattctaaatatcaggaaaactactaaagttagatatatgacatacttatcattaattaaaggtaacttgatgggcaattcaaccagcacataatatacaggtgttccatttaaaaaacttatgaaaaagccatttgaaaaacattaaaagtaagtaagttttatgaacacgctgtatagtgtatctaatatctttggataACTATCATTTACGTACTGGCTTattatcttattttatttcttgcaAAACTTTAGGCTTCTTGTATAGTTTTGCCTCTTTTTGGTGATAATCTTGTTTATTGCCTTATCCTAAGTGTCTTCCTCTCTTTCCATTCCATTGCTTTCTTGCCAACTATTTTTGCATtcgataaataaaaacaattattatctaaacttaaaaattaataattaatatattattatataagaataatttatactaaggtgattttttttatttatttgtctaAACCAGGTTTCGGACCTTGCCCTTCATCAGTAGACTCGTCAAAATCTTTAATGTTCGTTgtacatacaaaatttttattataacatccattttgaaattcaaaCAATAGGTTTATCATTTTGCACAAACCTCCCAAttcattaaaagaaaaaccaatcGAGGAAACACGCTTAACATTTGAAGGTTAtcgataactaaataaatgtatataacttattatccttgtttatagatatacataCATAGTTATTCTACCGATGTTAGTTTGTGTATGTATGTTAGTTCGTGATACCCAGATGTAAGTAATTTATGTgtaaattaatacataatcTCTTCAGTTTTTGTTCTCTTTACAGCATGTTTTTTGCACTTACAACTTGTTTCCAATCTTATTGTTAGTTCATTCTGCACAACCTGATTCTTGTATTTCATGTgtaaattaatacataaattaCCCTGCCATCTGGGTATCACATctgtatatctataaacaaggctATTATAATAAACTTATTGTTTGAATTCCAAAatagatataataaaaattttgtatgtacAACGaacttcagacgcacggctaaactaattttacattagcactagaactaacacaagacctagagcTACAATCATTCTGagactaaaaacattcgggtttagtcgtgaaaaacctttcagttgtcaatgtcaactttaattttattattatattcgtaatcttcataaaataacctttaaaataagtccaaacatgacgcatttctcttaaaaatccaaaaagttcgaactttaactattaattttgacatatttgtcaacttcataaaaaatcctttaaaatgagtccaaactcgacatatttaactttgatattaatggagatacaatcacttccggtttgaaacgtcaacgtcaattttgacatatttgtcatcttcattaaaaaacctttaaaatgagtccaaacatgacgcacttatctcaaaaaacgaaaaagttagaataaaaaacattaaacccgaagttagtaACAacgaagatagcaatttaatttttaaattttaataccaaccttaatttttgattttttttattatatttttgtttttgtgacaaatattaagacattttataaaaattaagaatatgtcaaaatgacattgatattcttaaccggaagttgaccataacttcattaatattgaagataaatatgtcgtgtttgtactcattttaaaggatttttcacgacgattacaaatatgtcaaaattgacgttgacattcttaaccggaagttgaccataacttcattaatattgaagttaaatatgtcgtgtttgtactcattttaaaagatttttaatgaagattacaaatatgtcaaaattgaggttgacattttaaacctgaagttagttatcatataatatataaatggacaacttcattgtgttctttcatgatgtattctttattaaaatacctttaaaatgtgtccaaacaAGAcgaatttatctcaaaaaacaaaaaaagaatagaataaaaaacattaaacccgaagttagcaacaatgaaaatagcaatttaatttttaaatattaataccaaccttaatttttgatttttttattatatttccgtttttgtgacaaattttaacacattttataaaaattaagaatatgtcaaaatgacattgatattcttaaccggaagttgaccataacttcattaatattgaagataaatatgtcgtgtttgtactcattttaaaggatttttcacgacgattacaaatatgtcaaaatgacattgatattcttaaccggaagttgaccataacttcattaatattgaagataaatatgtcgtgtttgtactcattttaaaagatttttaatgaagattacaaatatgtcaaaagtgaggttgacattttaaacttgaagttagttattatataatagacaaatggacaacttcatggtgttctttattgatgtattctttattaaaatacctttaaaatgtgtccaaacaagatgcatttatctcaaaaaacaaaaaagttagaataaaaaacattaaacccgaagttagcaacaatgaagatagcaatttaatttttaaatattaataccaaccttaatttttgtttttttttattatatttccgtttttgtgacaaattttaacacattttataaaaattaagaatatgtcaaaatgacattgatattcttaaccggaagttgaccataacttcattaatattgaagataaatatgtcgtgtttgtactcattttaaaggatttttaatgaagattacaaatatgtcaaaattgaggttgacattttaaacctgaagttagttatcatataatagaagttttttttttaatttataacgtgttttttgggccattttcacattgattaaaaaaaatcgtcgatttttaagccatatgatgattatttttagagaaatgaaaacgaaaattctttttttctcaacattcttcatttgtcgcttagtcaagttaTGCATAACGCggtcaaaattttcaaaaagggtaaaaaaacaataaaaagctAATGAatagtaaaagttattaaacattctttaatgaaaatgatttatcTCATATacagaaacaaaatttatactCACACAGCATCAGAATCATAGTCATTATCAGTATCACAATGGTTATATGTCAAGTAACTTTTATCTTACAGTATTCTGCTTCCTCAATGGCTTCAACTAATAGATGTGATGAATGATAATCGAGCAGGAAACGAGTTATCGATTCTTTTGATGTGTTAGACCAAATCGATTCATTAGCAAGCCATGAGTAGCATCATCCATGATATCTTGAGACATTTTAACTTTGTTGAACAAGAAGAAAGGTGCCTTCGAGCACTGACAGTTAAGACTGAGTCAACTTCGTTTGCTCTACTTGAAATTCCACAAAATCTCACTCAGCCAGTTAAATATCTGGGAGTGACTTGATTCCAAGCTAACATGTTAGCCTCATGTGATGATATTTTTGCAATTAATTTACTCTGCTCACACCACTTAGGCTTTTCGAAAGCAATGTTTGAGAGTTTTGAATACTTTTCCGAAAGTTGCAGAGTAAAATGTCTGAAATGAATGTCTTCGTCACGTTccattattatattaatattaattatttatacttatcttaataaatttaatttttcttttgttattaGCGTTGAAAATTCCCCAAAATGGATGTTTTGGAAACGAAGACGTTACATAGTAGCAATAATGgcattttttggatttttcaatGTCTACTCTCTCCGCGTGAATCTCAGTATTAGCATCGTATCTATGACCGAAATCCGTAACGTAACACTAGAAAATGGCACGATTATTCAAGAACAAGAATTCGATTGGGATTCCTCAGTTCGGGGTTACATTTTATCCTCGTTCTTTTACGGCTACATAACGACGCAAATTTTTGGCGGATGGTTGGCAAATAAAATCGGAGGGGCTAAAGTTTTTGGGGCAGGAATCGCAGTAACCTCAGTTTGCACAATTATCACACCATTCTTAGCTAAATCAAGCGTAGCTTTATTAATCACGATTCGTGTTATTGAAGGAGTTTTTGAAGGAGTTACTTATCCGTGTATTCAAGCTGTTTATTCGAGATGGGCTCCACCATTAGAGAGAGGTCGGATTGCAACGATTGCGTATTCCGGAAGTTACGTTGGGACGGTTATATCGATGATTTGTTCGGCTTATTTAGCAGAATGGTTGGGTTGGGAAagcattttttatgtttttggtACGCTTGGTGTTATTTGGTTCATTTTGTGGTTATGGATCGTGCGTGAAGGCCCTGAACTTGATTCAAACATCACTCGGGATGAATTAGAATTGATTAGAAATTCTTTGGGTGATGTTGcggttaataaaaatattaaacatccTTGGTTAAGTATGGCCACTTCCGTTCCGGTTTGGGCAATCATCGTTTCACATTTTAGTGAAAATTGGGGGTGGTATActttaataacacaattaCCATCGTTTATGAAAGGTAAAAGAAATTAGCTTTgagtataatttttgaaattcattaatttttgttattattttaagatGTTTTGGAATTCGATCTTGGTAAAACTGGAATAATGTCCGCTTTACCATACCTAGCAATGGCGATAATGATACAATTTTCTGGTCAATGTTCCGATTGGGTCCTCACTAAAGGTTATTTAACAACGACTCAAGTGCGACGAGTTTTTAATTGTTCAGCGTTTTTGGCACAAACCGTTTTTATGTTGGGTGCGGCATTTTGGCTTTCACCTGGGGGATCAACAGCTTGTTTAACTTTAGCCGTTGGGTTTGGAGCTTTCGCATGGTCCGGATTCAGCGTTAATCATTTGGATATCGCCCCCCAACATGCCAGCGTACTTATGGGGATTTCAAATACTTTTGCTACAATTCCCGGTATTGTTAGTCCAATTATTACTGGAGCGATTGTAACTACGCCTGTaagtatttcattttaatcaaaaaaaggattaattttaatctttttacttatttatagACCAAAGAAGAATGGCaaatagttttttatataacaagtggaatatatttatttggttgtgttatttatggattatgtgCCTCCGGCGAAAGACAACATTGGGCAATGGGGAATGTTCAAGAAAAGCAGAACGAAAATGgtgttgaaaataaaggatatgaaaaagaaaagatataaaaaaaattataaattataaataacttataaaaatttttgcagTATATGATCTGTGATAggatttagattttatttttaataaaaccaaaaattttaattaaattgtatttttgaattaattaaaaaaaaaattccgaTACCGGGAATCGAACCCGAGCCTCCTGGGTGAGAGCCAGGTATCCTAGCCACTAGACCATATCGGATATGAGCTTTTAATATGAATTGTCAAAAGTTGCATCGAAACCCtcataaaatatcttaattcgttcaGTACTGctttttgtgattaaaaatataaacaagttATGTTATATCATACTgaatatcttaaaatatatctttttatataaataatttgaaaaaaaaaaaacttccgATACCGGGAATCGAACCCGAGCCTCCTGGGTGAAAGCCAGGTATCCTAGCCACTAGACCATATCGGACTCTTATAAATGTATTTCTTTATatacaatttatcaaaaattaagctcgagtataattattaatatcatttaattGAAATGATATTGTCATTGAAAGCTAAAAagattttagtaataaatCGAAGCTAGAAATATTACCTACAAATAAGAAAtgctttaaattatttatctatACCAATCCGATATGGTCTAGTGGCTAGGATACCTGGCTTTCACCCAGGAGGCTCGGGTTCGATTCCCGGTAtcggaattttttttttgtttattagaaaatttttttataactaattaGTAAATTACAAATAATCGAGAATCAAATAATATACcaaagtattattttatttcacataTACTATCAATTAAGTGTGCACAATTAGAGTAAGTTAtggtttcttaattttatttatttagggtTGGTCGCttggaaatgtcaaattaattaacaataaaataagttttatatcaaattaaagcttaaactttcctctttaagatgatatataactcgttgcttcaatttgaaatggggttcatctaaaaatttttaacgattaatGCGATTTAGaggttttggaaaaatcacaaaattaatgttaaaattcaaaaaatcgtaccggtcttatttttgaaaattataaaatgatctttatattaaatgaaagcttaaaccttcctctttaagatgatatataacTCATTGCTTCAACTTGAAATGGAGCTTatctaaaagattttaaagattaatgcgTTTTAGAGGTTTCAGGAGAatcagaaaataaatgttaaaattaaaaaaatggtaaaggtcttatttttgaaaattataaaatgacctttatatcaaattaaagaataaactTTCCTTTTTAAGATTATATATAACTCGTTACTTCAATTTGGAATGGAGTtcatccaaaaatttttaaagattaatgcgTTTTAGGGGTTTTAGGAGAatcacaaaattaatgttaaaattcaaaaaatcgtggagggctta contains the following coding sequences:
- the LOC111424411 gene encoding sialin isoform X2, which codes for MLVCVCMLVRDTQIVENSPKWMFWKRRRYIVAIMAFFGFFNVYSLRVNLSISIVSMTEIRNVTLENGTIIQEQEFDWDSSVRGYILSSFFYGYITTQIFGGWLANKIGGAKVFGAGIAVTSVCTIITPFLAKSSVALLITIRVIEGVFEGVTYPCIQAVYSRWAPPLERGRIATIAYSGSYVGTVISMICSAYLAEWLGWESIFYVFGTLGVIWFILWLWIVREGPELDSNITRDELELIRNSLGDVAVNKNIKHPWLSMATSVPVWAIIVSHFSENWGWYTLITQLPSFMKDVLEFDLGKTGIMSALPYLAMAIMIQFSGQCSDWVLTKGYLTTTQVRRVFNCSAFLAQTVFMLGAAFWLSPGGSTACLTLAVGFGAFAWSGFSVNHLDIAPQHASVLMGISNTFATIPGIVSPIITGAIVTTPTKEEWQIVFYITSGIYLFGCVIYGLCASGERQHWAMGNVQEKQNENGVENKGYEKEKI
- the LOC111424411 gene encoding sialin isoform X1; translated protein: MTALGEGDFDCKNEKSVENSPKWMFWKRRRYIVAIMAFFGFFNVYSLRVNLSISIVSMTEIRNVTLENGTIIQEQEFDWDSSVRGYILSSFFYGYITTQIFGGWLANKIGGAKVFGAGIAVTSVCTIITPFLAKSSVALLITIRVIEGVFEGVTYPCIQAVYSRWAPPLERGRIATIAYSGSYVGTVISMICSAYLAEWLGWESIFYVFGTLGVIWFILWLWIVREGPELDSNITRDELELIRNSLGDVAVNKNIKHPWLSMATSVPVWAIIVSHFSENWGWYTLITQLPSFMKDVLEFDLGKTGIMSALPYLAMAIMIQFSGQCSDWVLTKGYLTTTQVRRVFNCSAFLAQTVFMLGAAFWLSPGGSTACLTLAVGFGAFAWSGFSVNHLDIAPQHASVLMGISNTFATIPGIVSPIITGAIVTTPTKEEWQIVFYITSGIYLFGCVIYGLCASGERQHWAMGNVQEKQNENGVENKGYEKEKI